AGCTGCCGGGGACTCCCGGCGACATCCTCGACTTCCGGCAGATGATCGAGGACCGGATCGTGCCGAAGATCTCGGCGGTCGAAGGCGTGGCCGGTGTCGAGATCAACGGCGGTGCGCCGGAAGAGCTGACCATCAGCCTGAACCTGGAACGCGCCGCGGCGATGGGCATCCAGATTCCGGACGTTGCTGCCGTCGCCGCACGCGCCACCGATGTGTCCGGTGGCGTGGTCGAGGCCGGTCGCCGCGAGTACGTGCTGCGCTTCGCCGGCCGCTACTCGCCCGAGGCGATGGGAAATCTCATCCTGGCGTGGCGCGACGGCCGCCCTGTGCGCCTGGCCGATGTCGCCAAGGTCGAAGTGAAACGGCCCGAACAGCGCTTCTTCGCCTACCAGAACGGCAATCCGGCGATCGGCCTGCGCATCATCCGCGAGACCGGCGCCAACGTGCTCGACACGCTCGACGAAGTGAAGCGCGTGGTGGCGGAGGTCCGCGAGAAGGACCTGAAGCCGCTCGGCCTCGACATCGCCCAGAGCTTCGACGCCTCGGTCTTCATCAATCGCGCGATCAGCCTGCTGTCGGGCAGCCTCGGCGCCGGCGTGCTGCTCGCCGTTGGCTGCCTGTGGTGGTTCCTGCGTGACGTGCGCGCCACCGCGCTGATCGCCTGCGCCATTCCGATCTCGCTGCTGGCCACGTTCATCGTGCTGCAGCTCACCGGCCGCAGCCTCAACGTGATCTCGCTGGCGGGCCTGGCATTCGCGGTCGGCATGGTCATGGATGCGGCCGTCGTGGTCGCCGAGAACATCGTGCGCCTGCGCGAGGAAGGCATGCCCGCGCGCCAGGCCGCGCTCGAGGGCACCAGCCAGGTCGCCGTTGCGCTGGTGGCCTCCACCATCACGACCGTGGCGGTGTTCCTGCCGGTGATCTTCATGGAGGATGTCGAGGGACAACTGTTCGCCGACCTCGCGCTGACCATCTCGATTGCGGTCGCCATCTCGCTGGTCGTCGCCGTCACGGTGCTTCCGGCTGCAGCGGGCAGCTGGCTGCGCGAGCGCAAGGACACGCGTGAGCAGCACCGCACCTGGTCGCGCGTCAGCGACTGGGCCATGCGCGTCACCGCCGGGCGCCAGCGCCAGTGGATGTGGGTGGGTGGCCTGGTGCTTGTCCCCGCGCTGCTGGCCGCGCTGCTGATGCCGAAGATCGACTACCTGCCGCCGGTCAAGCGTGCCGCCGTGGACGCGATCTTCAACTTCCCGCCCGGCATGGGTCCGGAGCGGGTCAACCAGGAAATCGCGCCGTCCGTGCTCGAGCGCATGCGCCCGTACATGGATGGCGGGAAGAGCCCGCAACTGAGCAACTGGTACCTGCTGCTGTGGCCGGGCGGCGGCACGATCGGTGCACGCGTGGTCGACCCCGACCAGATCGGCGAGCTCGAGCGCGTCGTCCGCGACGAAGTGGTGGTGGGCTTCCCCGACACCCGCGCGTTCGCCAGCGAGGGTGAACTGTTCGGCAGCTTCGGCGGTTCGGCGCGTGCGATCGCGATCCACCTGCAGCATGCCGATGGCGACGCACTGGCGCGCGCCGCCGAGGCCGGCCGCAAGCTGCTGTCCGAGCGCTTCCAGGGGGCCAACGTCCAGGCATGGCCCAGCGCCGATGCCGGCACGCCGGAACTGCGCATCAATCCCGATGACCGTCGCCTGGCCGAAGTCGGCTGGCGCCGCCCGGAACTCGGCACCGTCGTGCGCACGCTGGGCGATGGCCAGTGGCTCGGCGAACACTTCGACGGCGACCGCCGGCTGGCGATCATCCTGCGCACCGATCGCGACAGCAGCATCTCGCGGCTGGGCGCAGCGCCACTGGCGACGCCGCAGGGCGGCGTGCTCAGCCTGGCCGAGCTGGCGCAGGTCGATACCGTCCTCGCGCCGAACCAGCTGCGCCGCATCGATCGCCGCCGCACGGTGACGCTCACCGTCGACCCGCCGGCAGCAATGTCGCTGGAGGAAGCCCTCGACATCGTCGATACCGACGTCGTCCCCGCACTGCGCAAGGACTTGCCGGCCGACGCCGAGATCCGAGTCTCCGGCAGTGCCGACCGCCTCGATGAAGTCGTGCGCAGCATGGGCATGAACTTCGCGATGGCGCTGGTGGTGTTGTTCATGCTGATGGCGGCGATGTTCCGCTCGTTGCGAGACAGTGCCTTCGTCATGGCGACCTTGCCCATGGCCGTGCTCGGCGGCGTGCTCGGCCTGCGCGTGCTCGACCTCGTCGCCGGGCAGACCCTGGACCTGCTGTCGATGATCGGCTTCATCATGCTGCTGGGCATGGTGATCAACAACGCGATCCTGCTGGTCGCGCAGACCCGCGATGCCCAGGCGGCGGGCGCCACGCTCGACGAAGCGCTGCACCAGGCCCTCGATCAGCGCCTGCGCCCGATCCTGATCGGCGCCCTCACCGGCGTGCTCGGTGCGCTGCCGATGGCCATCAACCCCGGTCCCGGCGCGGTGATCTATCGCGGGCTGGCGGCCGTGTCGGTCGGCGGCGTCGGTCTGAGCCTGGTTTTCCTCGTCGTGCTGATTCCCGCGCTGCTGCGACTGGCCGACTCGCGTCGTCAGACCGCGACGGCAGTCGATGGCATCGGCGCCGCGCCCGTTCCGCAGCCTTCCCCCTGAATGTCACTCCTCCCCCGGAGATCGCCATGCGCACCTTGCACAAGCCCGAAAAAGTACTGATTGCCGCGGCGCTGGCTGCGGTCCTGACCGTTCCGCTCATCGACCTGGATGCCGGCGCCAGCGCACCTCCCCCCGAGGCGCCGCCCGCGATCGTCAGCGTGGCCGCCGCGGTCAGTACCGAGCTGGCGCCGCGGCACTGGGCCCCCGGCAGCGTGATCAGCCGGCAGGACGCACACGTGGCCAGCGAGCAGGATGGGCGCGTGATCAAGGTCGCCGAAGTAGGGCAGAACGTGCGCGAGGGCGATCCCATCGCCGTCCTCGACGACACCGCGCTGCGTCTGCGCGAGCGTGAGGCGCAGGCCGACCTGGCCCGCATCCAGGCGCAGCTCGGCATGGCGACCCGCCAGGAACAGCGCTACGCCCAGCTCGCCCAGCAGCAGAACATCGCCCGCGCCCAGCATGAACAGTTGCAGGCCGATCGCGACATGCTGATCCAGGAGCGCGCACGTGCCCAGGCCCTGCTCGAACAAACCCGCCACCAGCGCACGCAGATGCTGGTGCGCGCACCCTTCGACGGTGTCGTCGCCGAACGCGAGGTGGAGCTGGGCGAATTCGTGAATACCGGCGACGCCGTTGCCCGCGTCGTCGACACGGCCGAGCAGGAAGTGCGCGTCCGCGCGCCGGTCGATCTTGCCCGGCACCTGGCGGTGGGCACGCCGGTGCAGGTGCGCGTGGGTGACAGCGAACGCGGGCATCCGGTGAGCGCGCTGGTCCCGGTCGGCGACGAAGCATCGCGGCAACTGGAGCTGCGCATCAAGATGGATGCGAGCGAGTTCCCGGTCGGCACCGCGGTCGAAGTCGGCATGCCGAGCGCGGCCAGGCGCGCCGTGGTGGCGGTGCCGCGCGACGCAGTGATCCTGCGTCGCGAAGGAGACTTCGTCCTGCGCGTTGGCGGCGACAACAAGGCCGAGCGGTTGCCGGTGAAGACCGGCACCGAGGTCGGCGATCTCGTCGAGGTCAGCGGCAACGTCAAGGCAGGCGACCGCCTGATCGTGCGCGGCGGCGAGCGCGTCGAACCGGGTCAGGCGGTCACCATCCAGGACCTGTCGCGTGCGGTGTCGGTGCGCTGACCGTGTCGACATGAAACCTCGTGGCCCGGGTAAGCGCAGCGCACCCGGGGCCAGCCCGCGGACCAGGCGTCCTCCCGGGTGCGCTGCGCTTACCCGGGCTACGGATGAACAGGGTCGGCAGGGGTGAACGCACTCCAGCGCGGTGCTGTCAACGGGTTACGCCCCAGCGCCTGCATTGCGACAATCGCCTTCTCCCCGGATCTCCGGGTTTTCACGATTGGATGCAATGCAGGACCACAAGCACGTCGCCGCTCAAGTCGCGAGCAAGATCGCCCGTCTCATCGCCGAGGAAATCGGCGCACAGACGCAACAGGCCCAGTCCGCCATCGCCCTGCTCGACGAGGGCGCGACGGTGCCGTTCATCGCGCGCTACCGCAAGGAAGTGACCGGCGGCCTCGACGACACCCAGCTGCGCAACCTTGAGACGCGTCTGACCTACCTGCGCGAACTGGAGGACCGCCGCGCCGCGGTGCTGGCCAGCATCGAGGAGCAGGGCAAGCTCAGCGACGAGCTGCGTGGCGAGATCGAAGCGGCCGACAGCAAGTCGCGCCTGGAGGACCTGTACCTGCCGTACAAGCCCAAGCGCCGCACCAAGGCGCAGATCGCGCGCGAGGCCGGCCTGGAGCCGCTCGCCGAAGGCCTGCTGGCCGACCCGATGCTGGTGCCGGAAGAGTTCGCCGCTGGCTTCGTCGATGCCGACAAGGGCGTGGCCGACACCAAGGCCGCGCTCGACGGCGCCCGCGCGATCCTGATGGAGCGCTGGGGCGAAGACGCGGCGCTGGTCGGCGAGCTGCGCGGCTGGCTGCATGAGGTCGGCGTGATCCGCGCCCGCGTCGCAGAGGGCAAGGAGCTGGCCGGCGAGAAGTTCCGCGACTACTTCGATCATGCCGAACCGCTGTCGAAGATCCCCTCGCACCGCTTGCTCGCGCTGTTCCGCGGCCGTCGCGAGGAGTTCCTGTTCCTCGACCTCGACCCGGGCACCGATGCCGCTGCCGGCCACCTGCAGGCCGAAGGCCGCGTCGCCGTGCATGCCGGTATCAAGGCGCAGGGCCGCCCGGCCGACAAGTGGCTGATGGACTGCTGCCGCCTCACCTGGAAGGCCAAGCTGCACCTGCACCTGCTGCTCGACCTGTTCGCGCAGGCGCGCGAGAAGGCCGAAGTCGAAGCGATCGATGTCTTCGGCGACAACCTCAAGGACCTGATGCTGGCCGCACCGGCCGGCGCCAAGGCGGTGCTGGGCCTCGATCCGGGCCTGCGTACCGGCGTCAAGGTCGCCGTGGTCGACCGCACCGGCAAGTTCGTCGACCACGCGACGATCTATCCGCACGAGCCCAAGCGCCAGTGGGACCAGTCGCTGTCGCTGCTGCGCCAGCTGTGCGTCAAGCACCAGGTCGAACTGATCGCGATCGGCAACGGCACCGCCTCGCGCGAGACCGACAAGCTTGCTGCCGACCTGATCAAGCTCGCACCGACGCTGTCGATGCAGAAGATCGTCGTCAGCGAGGCCGGTGCATCGGTGTACTCGGCGTCCGAGTTCGCCGCCAGGGAGTTCCCGAACCTCGACGTGTCGATCCGCGGCGCGGTGTCGATCGCACGACGCCTGCAGGATCCGCTGGCCGAGCTGGTCAAGATCGAGCCCAAGGCGATTGGCGTGGGCCAGTACCAGCATGACGTCGACCAGTTCCGCCTGGCGCGCACGCTCGATGCGCGCGTGGAGGACTGCGTGAATGCCGTTGGCGTCGATGTGAACACCGCCTCGGCGGCGCTGCTGACGCGCGTGTCGGGCCTGTCGTCGACGGTGGCCGAGAACATCGTCGTCTACCGCGACAGCAACGGCGCCTTCAAGAGCCGCAAGGAGCTGTTGAAAGTGCCGCGCCTGGGCGACAAGACCTTCGAGCAATGCGCCGGCTTCCTGCGCATCAGCGACGGCGACCAGCCGCTGGACGCATCGTCGGTGCACCCGGAGGCCTATCCGGTGGTCGAGCGCATCCTCAAGCAGTGCGGTCGCGAGGTGAAGCAGGTCATCGGCGATGCCTCGCTGCTGCGCGGCCTCAAGCCCGAGCAGTTCACCGACGAGCGTTTCGGCGTGCCTACCGTGCGCGACATCCTCAAGGAACTGGAGAAGCCGGGCCGCGACCCGCGCCCCGAGTTCAAGGCAGCACGCTTCGCCGACGGCGTCGAGGACATCAAGGACCTGCGCGAGGGCATGATCCTGGAAGGCGTGGTCAGCAACGTCGCCGCGTTCGGCGCGTTCGTCGACATCGGCGTGCACCAGGACGGCCTGATCCACATCTCGGCGCTGTCGGACAAGTACGTCAAGGATCCGCGCGAAGTGGTGAAGGCCGGCGACATCGTCAAGGTCAAGGTGCTGGAGGTCGATGTCGCCCGCAAGCGCATTGCGCTCACACGTCGCCTGGACGACACGCCGGCGCCGCGCGTGCCCGGCGAGGAGCGTGGCGCGCGGCCGAACCAGAACCGCGGCGGTCATCGCGACGGCAACCGGGACGGCAACCGTGGCGCGCCCTCGCCGAAGCAGGCGCCGGCACCGGCGAACAATGCGCTGGCGGCGGCGTTCGCTCGCGCCAAGAAGAACTGAAGCACCCGTCGTCCTCGTCCCGTCATTCCCGCGTAGGCGGGAACCGGACAAACAACAACGCCGGCCCAGGGCCGGCGTTGTCGTTACCGCACTACGACGAGAGGGACAGCGTTACTGCGTGATATCCACGTCCTTCGTCTCGCGCAGGAACAGCGAGCCGATCACGAAGGTCATCAGTGCGATCACGATCGGATACCACAGGCCGTAGTACATGTTGCCGGTGGCAGCGACCAGGGCGAAGGCGATCGTCGGCAGGAAGCCGCCGAACCAGCCATTGCCGATGTGGTACGGCAGCGACATCGAGGTGTAGCGGATGCGGGTCGGGAACAGCTCGACCAGCCATGCTGCGATCGGGCCGTACACCATGGTCACGTAGATCACCAGGATGGTCAGCACCACCAGCACCATCGGCTTGTTGATGCGCGCATCGTCGGCCTTCTCGGGATAGTTGCCGGCCTTCAGTGCGGCCTTCAGCTCACCGGTGAAGGCATCGCCCTTGGCCTTGCCGTCTTCCTTGCTCAGGCCCGCGCCTTCATAGCCAGCCACTTCGGTCGCACCGATGGTGACCTTGGCCACGCTGCCGGCCGGGGCTGCCTCGATCGTGTACGGCACGCCCGCCTTGGCCAGCGCCGCGGTGGCGATATCGCACGAGTTGGAGAAGACCTTCTTGCCGACCGGGTCGAACTGGAACGAGCAGGTGTCCGGATCGGCGTGAACCACGGCCGGGGCATTGGTGCTGGCTTCGGCAATGGCCGGATTGGCGTAGTGGGTCAGCGCCTTGAACAGCGGGAAGTAGGTCAGCGCGGCGATCAGGCAGCCGGCCATGATGATCTTCTTGCGACCGATCTTGTCCGACAGCCAGCCGAAGAACACGAAGAACGGCGTGCCGATGGCAAGCGCGGCAGCGATCAGCAGCCAGGTGGTGGTGGCGTCGACCTTGAGCGACTGCGTCAGGAAGTACATCGCGTAGAACTGGCCGGCGTACCAGACCACCGCCTGGCCGGCGGTGCCGCCCAGCAGCGCCAGCAGCACGATGCGACCGTTCTTGGTGAAGAAGCTCTCGGTGATCGGCGCCTTGGAGGTCTTGCCCTCGGCCTTCATCTGCTGGAACAGCGGCGACTCGTTGAGCTGCATGCGGATCCACACCGACACGCCGAGCAGGATGATCGACAGCAGGAACGGAATGCGCCAGCCCCAGGCCTCGAACGCCTCGGTGCCCAGGTAGGTGCGCACGCCCAGGATCACCAGCAGCGACAGGAACAGGCCGATCGTGGCCGTGGTCTGGATGAAGCTGGTGTACAGGCCACGCTTGCCGTGCGGGGCGTGCTCGGCGACGTAGGTCGCCGCGCCGCCGTACTCGCCGCCCAGTGCCAGGCCCTGCAGCAACCGCAACAGGATCAGGATGGCCGGTGCGGCAAAACCAATGCTGGCGTAGTTGGGCAGGATGCCGACCAGGAACGTCGATATGCCCATGATCACGATCGTGACCAGGAACGTGTACTTGCGGCCGATCATGTCGCCGATGCGACCGAAGATGATCGCGCCGAACGGGCGCACGGCGAAGCCGGCGGCGAAGGCGAGCAGGGCGAAGATGAAGGCGCTCGTTTCATTGAGGCCCGAGAAGAACTGCTTGGCGATGATCGCCGCGAGCGAGCCGTACAGGTAGAAGTCGTACCACTCGAACACGGTGCCGAGGCTGGAGGCGAAGATGACCTTCTTGTGCCCCTGTGTCAGCGCGGCGGGTTTGCCGGAGTTTGCGGTGATGGTGGACATTTGTTCGTCGCCCCTTAGAAGTTGTACTTCACGTGCGTCTGCAGGCGATTGAGGTCGCCGCGGTCGCCGTTCTCGAGTTCACGCTGGCCCCAGATCAGTTCGGCACCGAGATCGAGCTTGGGCAGCGGCGTGTAGATCACGTTGACGTGGCCGGACTGCGCCGCCTTGGTGATGAGAAGGCCGGTCAGCGCGGTGTTCTGGTCGTAGTCGGCGCGCGAGTAGAAGATGTTCGTGCGCAGCTTCGGACTGAACACGTGCCTCCAGCCGAGGAACCCGGCGACCACGTCGATGTTGTCCAGGTTGCCGGTGGAATCGAGCACGGCATCGTTGTTGAGTGCCAGGCCGATGTAGCGGCCGATGCCGCTGCCGCCGGTGACCATGTAGCGGATGTCGTCGTTCTTGCCGAGGTTGAACTTGCCCGAGACGCTGACGCCGTAGCCCATCTCGTCGGAGTCGATGTTGGCCGGGCCGTTCTGGAACTGCAGCTGTCGCACCAGGCCGGCGATACCGAAGTGGCCCCAGTCACCCTTGAAGGTATAGCGGCCGGTGAAGTCCGGCATCGGGCCATCGTCGCCCGACACCTGCGCCATGTTGCCGTTGAACGGCGTGTACACCGTCTCCGGGTTCTCCATCGAGAACGACCACGGGCCGTTGGTGTAGCGCAACTGGGCCTGGCGCACGAACACCGTGCCTTCGGTTGGGCCGAGGAAGTCGACCGTATCGGGCAGGGCGGCGGTGTCCTGGAAGTTGGTCCAGGTCTGGCCGGCCAGCCAGTTGTTCCATTGCACGTAGGCCTGGCGCAGGGTCAGCGCATAGGTGTTGGTGGCGATCTCGTTGCCGGTGAAGGCGGTGCTGCCGCCGCCGAACAGATCGAACTCCAGGTAGGCCTTGAGCTTGTCGCCGCTGTCTAGGTCGGTGTCGGCGCCGAACCAGAAGCGCGAGAAGTTCACGCCCATGTCGGTGTCGGAACCGCCCTCGTCGGTGTTGCCACCGCCGACCGGGATCGCCTTGGGCACGTAGAACAGGCGGCCGACGGTGCCGTCGGGGATGTCGCCGTCGTTGGTCTGGGTGAGCGAGGCGTCGAGCTTGATGAAACCGCCATAGCTGAAGCGCGTGCCCGGGTTGGCCGTGGCCATGATCGGTGCGGTCTGGATGGTCGGTTTGGCCGGCGCCGGCGGATTGCCGGCGGCGGCTCCGGCCGTTACGGCAGCAGCGGGGGCTGCAGGTGCGGCAGGGGCGGTCGCCTGGGCAGTCTTGACCTCGCTGATCTGGCTTTGCTGTTGCTGCTGTTGCGAGACCAGCTGCTTGACCATGGCTTCGAGCTGGGCGACGCGCGCTTCGAGCTCCTTCTCTTTCGCGGTCTGCGCGTAAGCCATCCCCGGCAACGCCAGCGCGACCAGCAGGGCGGCGGCGAGCGGGCGGCGACGCACGGTCGCGGCCTTCCTCGTCGGCGACGCAATGATTGCGGACATGATTCCTTCCCTCCCAACGGAACGCCGCACCCAATGCGCGGCTGCGGCCAGCCTGCTGTTGCATCGCGCTGCACAACCATTCCCCATTGGTCGTAGGCGAGGGGCTGTGGAGGCCATTTACGACTATCGTCTACACCCGGCGGGATGAGGCTTTAACGGTGAATGCGGCACACTGGACCGCTCGCCTCCCGGGCGCAGCCGGCCGCGGCCGCGCCGCCCCCGGGCCCGGACCGGAATCCCCGCCTCAACCCCGCCAGACACCCCGACAGAACCTTGTCCCGGAGCACGCCATGAACCACCCCGCCGTCGTCCATCCAGTCGATCCCGAATTCGCCGCCAGGTCACGGGTCACGCGCGAGGCGTACGAGCGCATGTACGCCGAGTCGGTCAGCCAGCCGGATGCGTTCTGGGGCAAGGTCGCGCAGCGCCTGGACTGGTTCAAGGCGCCGACCAGGGTCAAGGACGTCAGCTACCAGCTCGACGACTTCCATATCCGCTGGTACGAGGACGGCGAGCTCAATGCCAGCGTCAACTGCCTCGACCGCCACCTGGCCCAGCGCGGCGACAAGACCGCGCTGATCTTCGAGCAGGACGATCCTTCGAAGCCTGCCGAGCACATCACCTACCGCGACCTGCATGCGCGCGTGTGCAAGCTCGCCAACGCGCTGCGCTCGCTCGGCGTGCGCAAGGGCGACCGCATCACCATCTACCTGCCGATGATCCCGGAAGCGATCGTCGCGATGCTCGCCTGCGCCCGTGTCGGTGCGATCCACTCGGTGGTGTTCGGCGGCTTCGCCCCGAACTCGATCGCCGACCGCGTCGCCGACTGCACCAGCAAGCTGATCATCACCGCCGACGAAGGCCTGCGCGGCGGCAAGAAGGTGCCGCTCAAGGCCAACGTCGATGCGGCGCTGAAGATGCCCGGCACCAATACCGTGGAGACCGTGCTGGTGGTGCGCCATACCGGTTCGGCCGTCGACATGCAGATGCCGCGCGACCGCTGGTACGACGCTGTCGTCGACGGGCAATCGGAGGAGTGCGCGCCCGAGCGCATGAACGCCGAGGACCCGCTCTTCATCCTCTACACCTCCGGCTCCACCGGCAAGCCCAAGGGCGTGCTGCACACCACCGCCGGCTACCTGGTGTACGCCAGTTACACCCACGAGATGGTGTTCGACCTGCGCGACGACGACGTCTACTGGTGCACCGCCGACGTCGGCTGGGTCACCGGCCACAGCTATATCGTCTACGGGCCGCTGGCCAACGGCTCCACCGCGGTGGTGTTCGAGGGCGTGCCGAACTACCCGAGCGTGTCGCGCTTCTGGGAAGTGATCGACAAGCACAAGGTCACCATCTTCTACACGGCACCGACTGCGATCCGCGCACTGATGCGCGACGGCGACGAGCCGGTGAAGAAAACCTCGCGCGCCTCGCTGCGCCTGCTCGGCACGGTCGGCGAACCGATCAACCCCGAAGCCTGGCGCTGGTACTACGAAGTGGTGGGCGATTCGCGTTGCCCGGTCGTGGACACCTGGTGGCAGACCGAAACCGGCGGCATCCTGATCACGCCGCTGGCCGGCGCGATCGACCTCAAGCCGGGCTCGGCGACCAAGCCCTTCTTCGGTGTGCAGCCGGCGCTGGTCGATGCCAACGGCAAGCTGCTCGACGGCGAAGCCGAAGGCAACCTGGTCCTGCTCGATTCCTGGCCGGGCCAGATGCGCACCGTCTACGGCGACCACCCGCGTTTCATCGACACCTATTTCCGCACCTACCCGGGCATGTACTTCACCGGTGACGGTTGCCGTCGCGATGCCGATGGCTACTACTGGATCACCGGCCGCGTCGACGACGTGATCAACGTCAGCGGCCACCGCATCGGCACGGCCGAAGTCGAAAGCGCGCTGGTCTCGCACCCGAAAGTGGCCGAAGCGGCGGTGGTCGGGTTCCCGCACGACATCAAGGGCCAGGGCATCTATGCCTACGTGACGCTGATCGCCGGTGAAGCCGCGACGGAAGCCCTGCACAAGGAACTGATCGCCCACGTGCGCAAGGAAATCGGGCCGATCGCCACGCCCGATCACCTGCAATGGGCCCCCGGCCTGCCGAAGACGCGCTCGGGCAAGATCATGCGCCGCATCCTGCGCAAGATTGCGGAGAATGCACCCGATCAACTCGGCGACACCAGCACGCTCGCCGATCCGAGCGTGGTCGAAAGCCTGGTCAACGAACGTCGCGTGCCCTGACATCAGCCGATGCCGACCCTGCTGATCGCCGACGACCACCCGCTGTTCCGCGAAGCCCTGCGCGGCGCGGTCGCGCGGGTGCTGCCCGAGGCACAGCTGCGCGAGGCCGACAGCGTCGAAGCCCTGTACACGCTGGTGGAAGCAGAGCCCGACGCCGACCTGCTGCTGCTCGACCTGAACATGCCAGGCGCGCAGGGCTTCAGCGCCCTCGTGCACCTGCGCGGGCTGCACCCGCAACTTCCCATCGTGGTCGTGTCGGCGCGCGAGGAGCCCACGGTCATGCGCCGCGCGCTCGACCACGGCGCGGTCGGCTTCATCCCCAAGTCGGCCGATGCGGCGACGCTGGGCGAAGCGATCACGCGCGTACTCGACGGCGACCGTTGGGCGCCGGCGGCGGCGCTGTCGGCGCCGGCCGCGCACGCCGACGAACACGACGCCGCGCAGCGCCTGCGCGACCTCACGCCGCAACAGTTCCGCGTGCTGCAGATGCTCGGCTCCGGCCTGCTCAACAAGCAGATCGGCTACGAGCTGGGCGTGTCGGAGGCGACGGTGAAGGCCCACGTGACTGCGATCCTGCGCAAGCTCGGAGCCAGCAACCGCACCCAGGCCGTGCTGATCGCCGGCCGCCTCGCCCTGGACCCCAGCGCGATCGTCCCGCCCCCCGAAGAAGTCGAGTAACCCACCCGTAGCCCGGGTAAGCGAAGCGCACCCGGGATTCACGCGTGTCGCCCCGGAAGAAGTCGATAGCCCTGCCGTAGCCCGGGTAAGCGAAGCGCACCCGGGGTCCGCACGCATGAACCCCGGGTGCGCTTCGCTTACCCGGGCTACGGTGTACCCTGCGGCCATGAGCCTGCGGCGTCCCCTGCCAGCACTGCGACCGTATGTCGAAGCGGTCTGGGCCAGCGCTGCGCCGGCGCAATCGCTCGCACCGCGCGAGCACGTGTTGCCCTGCAACGGGATGCACATCGCCGTCCGCCTCGACGGCCCGCTGCGGTTGTATCGCGACGTCGACGACCTGCGCGGCGAGACCCTGTCGGCTGCGGTCGTGGCCGGCGCCCGCGCCGGCTTCTACGTCAAGGACACCACGCAACCCTCGCGATCGGTCGGTGTGATCCTGCGACCCGGTGCAACACAGGCCCTGTTCGGTTGCGACGCCGACGAACTGGCTGCCAGCCACACGCCCCTGGACGCGCTATGGGGCGCTGCCGCACAGCGACTGCACGCGCAGCTGCTTGAATGCGACGACGAGTCGCGCCAGCTCGACCTTCTGCAAAGCGCACTGCTGGCGCACCTGCGCCCGGTGCGGGCGATGCACCCGGCGATCGCGCAGACGATGCAGGGCCTCGGCCAGGGTGCTCCGGTCGCATCCCTGGCCCGGGCCAGCGGACTAAGTCATCGATTGCTGCTGGCGCGATTTCGTGCAGCCACGGGCCTTGCACCGAAGGCCTATGCCCGCGTGCTGCGCTTCCGCCATGCGCTCGGGCTGCTCGCGCGCGGACAACGCCTGGCCGAGATCGCCTTTGACGCCGGCTACAGCGACCAGGCGCACTTCAACCGCGAGTTCCGCGAGCTGTCCGGCATGACACCGCAGGCCTACAAGCGGGCGCCGGTGCGTGGCGAAGCCCACGTCGCCGTGGTCAATTTCCTTCAAGACGCCGGTGCCCCGCGGATCTAACGTCCACGCACACCCACTGCCGCGAGGCCGCCATGTCCACCCGCGAACTGTTCGCCTACCTCTGTGTCTGCAATGCGCAATCGGCCATCGACTTCTACCGTGAGGTCTTCGGTGCCAGCGAAACACTGCGCCTGGTCGACGCCGGCGGCCGCATCGGTCATGCCGAAGTCTCGATCGCCGGAACCACCCTGATGCTGTGCGAGGAATACCCCGAGTACGACATCCTTGCACCCGATCCGGCGGCGTCCAGCAGCGTGACCCTGCACGTGCACGTCGACAACGCCGATGCGGTGATCGAGCAGGCGGTATCGGCCGGGGCGACGCTGGTGATGCCGGCGCGCGACCAGTTCTACGGCGAGCGCTCCGGTGTCGTCCGCGATC
Above is a genomic segment from Lysobacter sp. S4-A87 containing:
- a CDS encoding Tex family protein; translation: MQDHKHVAAQVASKIARLIAEEIGAQTQQAQSAIALLDEGATVPFIARYRKEVTGGLDDTQLRNLETRLTYLRELEDRRAAVLASIEEQGKLSDELRGEIEAADSKSRLEDLYLPYKPKRRTKAQIAREAGLEPLAEGLLADPMLVPEEFAAGFVDADKGVADTKAALDGARAILMERWGEDAALVGELRGWLHEVGVIRARVAEGKELAGEKFRDYFDHAEPLSKIPSHRLLALFRGRREEFLFLDLDPGTDAAAGHLQAEGRVAVHAGIKAQGRPADKWLMDCCRLTWKAKLHLHLLLDLFAQAREKAEVEAIDVFGDNLKDLMLAAPAGAKAVLGLDPGLRTGVKVAVVDRTGKFVDHATIYPHEPKRQWDQSLSLLRQLCVKHQVELIAIGNGTASRETDKLAADLIKLAPTLSMQKIVVSEAGASVYSASEFAAREFPNLDVSIRGAVSIARRLQDPLAELVKIEPKAIGVGQYQHDVDQFRLARTLDARVEDCVNAVGVDVNTASAALLTRVSGLSSTVAENIVVYRDSNGAFKSRKELLKVPRLGDKTFEQCAGFLRISDGDQPLDASSVHPEAYPVVERILKQCGREVKQVIGDASLLRGLKPEQFTDERFGVPTVRDILKELEKPGRDPRPEFKAARFADGVEDIKDLREGMILEGVVSNVAAFGAFVDIGVHQDGLIHISALSDKYVKDPREVVKAGDIVKVKVLEVDVARKRIALTRRLDDTPAPRVPGEERGARPNQNRGGHRDGNRDGNRGAPSPKQAPAPANNALAAAFARAKKN
- a CDS encoding MFS transporter; its protein translation is MSTITANSGKPAALTQGHKKVIFASSLGTVFEWYDFYLYGSLAAIIAKQFFSGLNETSAFIFALLAFAAGFAVRPFGAIIFGRIGDMIGRKYTFLVTIVIMGISTFLVGILPNYASIGFAAPAILILLRLLQGLALGGEYGGAATYVAEHAPHGKRGLYTSFIQTTATIGLFLSLLVILGVRTYLGTEAFEAWGWRIPFLLSIILLGVSVWIRMQLNESPLFQQMKAEGKTSKAPITESFFTKNGRIVLLALLGGTAGQAVVWYAGQFYAMYFLTQSLKVDATTTWLLIAAALAIGTPFFVFFGWLSDKIGRKKIIMAGCLIAALTYFPLFKALTHYANPAIAEASTNAPAVVHADPDTCSFQFDPVGKKVFSNSCDIATAALAKAGVPYTIEAAPAGSVAKVTIGATEVAGYEGAGLSKEDGKAKGDAFTGELKAALKAGNYPEKADDARINKPMVLVVLTILVIYVTMVYGPIAAWLVELFPTRIRYTSMSLPYHIGNGWFGGFLPTIAFALVAATGNMYYGLWYPIVIALMTFVIGSLFLRETKDVDITQ
- a CDS encoding DcaP family trimeric outer membrane transporter; protein product: MSAIIASPTRKAATVRRRPLAAALLVALALPGMAYAQTAKEKELEARVAQLEAMVKQLVSQQQQQQSQISEVKTAQATAPAAPAAPAAAVTAGAAAGNPPAPAKPTIQTAPIMATANPGTRFSYGGFIKLDASLTQTNDGDIPDGTVGRLFYVPKAIPVGGGNTDEGGSDTDMGVNFSRFWFGADTDLDSGDKLKAYLEFDLFGGGSTAFTGNEIATNTYALTLRQAYVQWNNWLAGQTWTNFQDTAALPDTVDFLGPTEGTVFVRQAQLRYTNGPWSFSMENPETVYTPFNGNMAQVSGDDGPMPDFTGRYTFKGDWGHFGIAGLVRQLQFQNGPANIDSDEMGYGVSVSGKFNLGKNDDIRYMVTGGSGIGRYIGLALNNDAVLDSTGNLDNIDVVAGFLGWRHVFSPKLRTNIFYSRADYDQNTALTGLLITKAAQSGHVNVIYTPLPKLDLGAELIWGQRELENGDRGDLNRLQTHVKYNF